The DNA region CGCCTTCGCCCGCAAGTACGCCTTGCCGGTGAAGGTCGTCGTCCAGCCGGCCACGGGGAACACGCTCCCCTCGGGCGACGCGCTGGAGGAGCCGTTCACGGAGTACGGCGTGCTGGTGGACTCGGGCGAGTACACGGGGCAGGCGTCCGAGGCCGCGCGCAAGGCGATGGCGGCGAAGCTCGAGCAGGAGGGCCGTGGCCGCGCGACGGTGACGTACCGCCAGAAGGACTGGGGCTTCAGCCGCCAGCGCTACTGGGGCACGCCCATCCCCATCGTCTACTGCGAGAAGTGCGACCCCGAGCGCCAGGGCATCCCCGTGCCGGTGGAGCAGCTGCCGGTGAAGTTGCCGGAGATCGACGTGCAGGAGGTGCTCACGGGCAAGGGCGAGCCGCCGTTGGCCAAGGTGCCCTCGTGGGTGAACACGACCTGTCCGAAGTGCGGCGGGCCCGCGCGTCGCGAGGCGGAGACGATGGACACGTTCGTCGACTCCTGTTGGTACTTCGCGCGCTACCTCTCGCCGCGTTACGACGCCGCGCCGTTCGACCCGAAGGAGGCCCAGCGCTTCCTGCCCGTGGATGTCTACGTGGGCGGGCCCGAGCACGCGGTGATGCACCTGCTCTACTTCCGGTTCTGGACGCGGGTGATGAAGCTGTTGGGATTGATCCCGGTGGACGAGCCCGTCACCCGCCTCATCACCCAGGGCATCGTCAACGGTCCCGACGGCCGGAAGATGTCCAAGCGCTGGGGCAACGTGGTGGCGCCGGCCTCCATCACGGAGACCTATGGCGCCGACACCGCGCGCACCTACGTGATGTTCGCGGGACCGCCGGAGCGCGACTTCGACTGGTCGAAGGACCAGGTGGAGGGCGTGTTCCGCTTCCTCAAGCGCGTCTGGACGTTGGCGGTCACCCACCAGTCGGTGGCGGGCGCGACGCACCAGGGCCCCTACGAGGGCAAGGCGCTGGAGACGCGCCGCGCGGCGCACAAGGCGCTCAAGCGCGTGACGGAGGCCATCGAGCGGTTGTCGTTCAACACCGCCATCGCGGGCGTCATGGAGTACGTCAACGCGCTGTACGCGGTGGGCACGCCGGAGACGGCCGCGGAGAAGGCCGCCATGGCGGAGGCGGTCCAACTGCTCACGGTGGTGCTCACGCCGTTCGCGCCGCACATCGCGGATGAGATCGCGGAGGCCTACGGCGCCAAGGAGCCCGTCGCGGCGCGGTCCTGGCCGGCGTTCGACCCGGCGCTGGTGGTGGATGACGTCATCCCCTACGCGGTGCAGGTGAACGGCAAGCTGCGCGCGGAGATCCAGGTGGCGGCGGACGCGGGCGAGGCGGATGTCCGGGCCGCGGCGGAGGCGGACGAGCGCGTGAGGTCGGCCATCACCGGCAAGACGGTGCGCAAGTTCGTCTTCGTTCCCAAGCGGCTGGTGAACTTCGTCGTCGGCTGAGCGGAGGCGCCCGCGTGCCGGCAGAGGTCCTCGTCATGTGCCCCGCGTGCGGTCGGCCCCAGCCGGCTGGCGGCGCGCGGTGCATCGCCTGCGGGGCCCCCTTGCCGGACGCGCCCGTGCCCCACGAGTCGGGCCCCTTCCTCTCGGTGGAGCTGGGAGGGGGGCGCTCCCTGGTGGGCGAGGGCGGGCAGCTCACGTACCGCGTCTCTCCCTCCGCTCCCGCCCAGGTGATGGAGCTGGGGCGGCTCCGGGAGCTGGCGCTGGAGTCGCGCGCTTTCCGGGAGGCGTTGCTGCTCCTGGCCTTCATCGTGCCGGGCGTCCTGGCGCATACCCCGGCGCCGCGGTTCCTCTCGTTCGGCATGGCGGTGCTGGGCGTGGTGCTGGCGGCGACGTGCCGCGTGCACGCGCTGGTGCTGGAGACGTCGACGGGCGGTCGGCTGCGCTGGTCGCTGGGGCTGGCGCGGCGGGGCTCGGCGCGTGACGAGGCGCTGCTGGCCGCGTGGGGCACGCTGGTGTCGGCGGTGCGCGCGCGCGGCGTGGTGGTGCGGGACGCGACGGGGGCCGTGCTCGCGTCCCCGGAGCCGCCGCCAGGGCCCGCCTCGGACGACGGCCCTCGTGCTTGACGGAGCGACCCGGCCGGGTAGGGTGCCGGCCATGTCGCTTCGCTTCGAGCCCCTGTCACGGCGTCTGCGTCCGGCCGTGTTGCTCGTGGGCTGCGCGCTCGGACTCTCCGGTTGTGGCTACAGGCTGGCCCCGCGCGGCACGGGGCTCCCCGAGGGCGTGATGGCCGTCTGCGCGCCCATCTTCGCCAACGAGACGGCGGAGCCCGCCCTGGAGACGCTCTTCACGCGCTACCTGCGACAGGAACTGACGCAGGTGGGGCGGCTGGGCGGCGGCAGCATCCCGTGTGATGCGCGCGTGGAGGGGACGGTGGTGGCCGTGTGGAGCTCGCCGACCCTCGTCGAGCGCTTCTTCCGCGTCTACGCCACCGTGAGGCTGCGGCTGACGCGCGAGGGCCAGCAGGCCCAGGAGACCGTCGTCTCCGGGACGGAGGACTACCTGCCCGGGAGCGGAGACATCCTGGAGGCGGAATCCAACAGGCAGGCCGCGCTGGATCGTCTGGCGCAGGTGCTCATGCGCGACGGGTTCGACAGGCTGGCCAGCACCTGGTGAGGAGGCCGTGGGGCCTCCTCCCGGGGTGCCTGCTTCCGAAGAATTGCGGAAATGGGGACCCGAGGGCCCCCAGGGGGCTCAGGCCTGCGCGCTCTTGGCGGCGGCCTTGGCCAGGCGGGAGATGCGGCGGGACGCGGTGCGCTTGTGCAGCACGCCCTTGGAGGCGGCCTTGTTCAGCGCCTTGGAGGCCGACTTGAGGGCGTCCGTCTTCTTGGTGGTGTCCTTGGCGGCGATGGCCTCGCGCGCGGACTTGACCGCCTCCTTCACCTCGCCACGGACGGTGACGTTGCGGGCGCGGCGCTTCAGGGACTGACGGTGACGCTTCTCTGCGGACTTGGTGTTGGCCAAGAGAAATCTCCAGCGAAAGGCAGGCTAAAAAGAGGGGCCGTCCTTACTGCGACGCCTCGCAGGCGTCAAGGCGGGCGTGCGCGTCCGACCGGGTTTTCCGGTCTCCGGACGCGGATCATCCAACGAACGGAAGGGAATCACCCGGCCGGGGTGGCGTATTCCCACGCCAGGCCAGCGGGGTCGCGGAAGGTCAGCCGTCCGGGGCTCTGCTCGCCGAGCGCGCCGGGCTGGTGCGTCTGGAGCCACGTCCCGAGCCGCTCCACCGCCCGTCGCGAGGGCGCCTCCAGGATCAGGACCAGGGCCCCGGACGGGGCCGCCGCCGCGCCGGCCAGGAAGTCGAGCCGCAGGGAGCCGCTCTCGTAGGAGGCATGGTCCGGAGGGCTCCGAGGGCTCGCCCAGCCGAGGACGGGGGCCAGGGCGTCCCAGAACGCGCGCTGGGCGGCGAGGTCTGGCACGCGCAGCCGCACCGTGGACAGAGGGGCCCGCGGGAGGGTGGTGGGGGGCGGGAGCGCCTTCTCCCGGGTCTTGGCGGCCTGCCAGTGGCGCTCCATGTGCTCCAGGGTGGCCTCGCCGAAGGGGACGCCCTCGGCGCGCAGCGCGCCCTCGATGTGCTGGAAGCGGGTGGTGAACCGGCGGATGGCCATGCGCAGGGCGTCCTCGGCGGGGGCCTTGATGAAGCGCGCGAGGTTGGCGAGCGAGAACAGGACGTCGCCCAGCTCGTGCTCGATGGCGTCCCGGTCCCCGGAGGCGATGGCCTCGTCCAGCTCCCCCAGCTCCTCGTCCAGCTTG from Myxococcus stipitatus includes:
- the leuS gene encoding leucine--tRNA ligase; amino-acid sequence: MAMNERYEPQSIEGKWQARWDEAGIFRAGKRPGAPKKYILEMLPYPSGKMHMGHVRNYLIGDVYARYFLMRGFDVLHPMGWDAFGLPAENAAIKDGVHPAVRTAENIASFKKEMKSLGYSYDWEREVNTSQPEYYRWNQWFFIKMLERGLVYRRFSKVNWCTGCLTVIANEQVKDGKCERCDSPVVDKEMPEWAFRITKYSQDLLDALDTLKEWPDRITAAQRNWIGRSDGAEAEFRVQGHDASIRVFTTRLDTVYGCTYVVLAPDHKLVAQVTTPERRADVDAFAKRMAAQSKTERLGEDAEKEGVFTGAHAINPFNGQPVPIWIANFVVSDYGTGAVMSVPAHDARDFAFARKYALPVKVVVQPATGNTLPSGDALEEPFTEYGVLVDSGEYTGQASEAARKAMAAKLEQEGRGRATVTYRQKDWGFSRQRYWGTPIPIVYCEKCDPERQGIPVPVEQLPVKLPEIDVQEVLTGKGEPPLAKVPSWVNTTCPKCGGPARREAETMDTFVDSCWYFARYLSPRYDAAPFDPKEAQRFLPVDVYVGGPEHAVMHLLYFRFWTRVMKLLGLIPVDEPVTRLITQGIVNGPDGRKMSKRWGNVVAPASITETYGADTARTYVMFAGPPERDFDWSKDQVEGVFRFLKRVWTLAVTHQSVAGATHQGPYEGKALETRRAAHKALKRVTEAIERLSFNTAIAGVMEYVNALYAVGTPETAAEKAAMAEAVQLLTVVLTPFAPHIADEIAEAYGAKEPVAARSWPAFDPALVVDDVIPYAVQVNGKLRAEIQVAADAGEADVRAAAEADERVRSAITGKTVRKFVFVPKRLVNFVVG
- a CDS encoding zinc ribbon domain-containing protein → MPAEVLVMCPACGRPQPAGGARCIACGAPLPDAPVPHESGPFLSVELGGGRSLVGEGGQLTYRVSPSAPAQVMELGRLRELALESRAFREALLLLAFIVPGVLAHTPAPRFLSFGMAVLGVVLAATCRVHALVLETSTGGRLRWSLGLARRGSARDEALLAAWGTLVSAVRARGVVVRDATGAVLASPEPPPGPASDDGPRA
- the lptE gene encoding LptE family protein, with protein sequence MSLRFEPLSRRLRPAVLLVGCALGLSGCGYRLAPRGTGLPEGVMAVCAPIFANETAEPALETLFTRYLRQELTQVGRLGGGSIPCDARVEGTVVAVWSSPTLVERFFRVYATVRLRLTREGQQAQETVVSGTEDYLPGSGDILEAESNRQAALDRLAQVLMRDGFDRLASTW
- the rpsT gene encoding 30S ribosomal protein S20, whose protein sequence is MANTKSAEKRHRQSLKRRARNVTVRGEVKEAVKSAREAIAAKDTTKKTDALKSASKALNKAASKGVLHKRTASRRISRLAKAAAKSAQA
- the mazG gene encoding nucleoside triphosphate pyrophosphohydrolase, which codes for MGTPGAELERLVEIMRRLRAEGGCPWDREQDLRSLRPYLVEEAFEVLDEMDRVAQGGPWQPLCEELGDLLFQIVFHAQLASELSEFSMADVSKAIADKIVSRHPHVFGEKRADGAEQVLANWAKLKAEEKKRKTGSEGSVLDGVPTAAPALLRAERLTEKASRIGFDWPDLAGVRGKLDEELGELDEAIASGDRDAIEHELGDVLFSLANLARFIKAPAEDALRMAIRRFTTRFQHIEGALRAEGVPFGEATLEHMERHWQAAKTREKALPPPTTLPRAPLSTVRLRVPDLAAQRAFWDALAPVLGWASPRSPPDHASYESGSLRLDFLAGAAAAPSGALVLILEAPSRRAVERLGTWLQTHQPGALGEQSPGRLTFRDPAGLAWEYATPAG